One window of Microbacterium sp. Root61 genomic DNA carries:
- a CDS encoding C2 family cysteine protease, whose protein sequence is MSFYGADVTDLHRLAESLERSAQSLQEIATTLSGAIGATRWPGPDGEKFSHEWSNQHRATLVRAGGYLSTASQTIARNAADQEQTSAASGGAFPGGANPGLGLDGGGGGVSDRPDNPNLSDGLGDYEDLDGPIDFSDDALNPTQINQGAVGDCWLLASMGSVAGFDPDFIRDHMWQNPDGTWTVKMYNDGEPVYIQVEPTVPENGVKDSDGGDSWASIYEKAAAEYFGGSYADIDGDWPDRALEAITGQPSQNLGEASFDDIEQALDDGPVVVTTENKDKRLWFFGDVVDDQDRIVPNHAYMVRDVFTMIEEDGSSQRYIEVTNPWGPNGGDRYGTYIFTEQEYLDNFDRVYTGSMGD, encoded by the coding sequence AGATCGCCACGACGCTGTCGGGGGCGATCGGCGCGACGCGCTGGCCCGGTCCTGACGGGGAGAAGTTCTCGCACGAATGGAGCAACCAGCACCGCGCGACTCTGGTGCGTGCCGGCGGCTACCTGTCCACGGCCTCGCAGACGATCGCGCGCAACGCGGCCGACCAGGAGCAGACCAGCGCGGCCTCCGGGGGTGCATTCCCGGGCGGGGCGAACCCCGGGCTCGGACTCGACGGGGGCGGCGGCGGAGTCAGCGACCGTCCGGACAATCCGAACCTGAGCGACGGGCTCGGCGACTACGAAGACCTCGACGGGCCGATCGACTTCTCGGACGACGCCCTCAACCCGACTCAGATCAACCAGGGCGCCGTGGGCGATTGCTGGCTGCTGGCATCGATGGGCAGCGTCGCCGGCTTCGACCCCGATTTCATCCGCGACCACATGTGGCAGAACCCGGACGGCACGTGGACCGTCAAGATGTACAACGACGGTGAGCCGGTGTACATCCAGGTGGAGCCGACCGTGCCGGAGAACGGGGTGAAGGACTCGGACGGCGGCGATTCCTGGGCTTCCATCTATGAGAAGGCCGCCGCGGAGTACTTCGGCGGCTCGTATGCCGACATCGACGGGGACTGGCCGGATCGCGCGCTCGAGGCGATCACCGGCCAGCCTTCCCAGAACCTCGGCGAGGCGTCGTTCGACGACATCGAGCAGGCGTTGGATGACGGCCCGGTCGTGGTGACCACCGAGAACAAGGACAAGCGACTCTGGTTCTTCGGCGATGTCGTGGACGACCAGGATCGCATCGTCCCGAACCACGCGTACATGGTGCGCGACGTGTTCACCATGATCGAAGAGGACGGGTCCAGCCAGCGTTACATCGAGGTGACCAACCCGTGGGGGCCGAACGGCGGCGACCGCTACGGAACATACATCTTCACCGAGCAGGAGTACCTCGACAACTTCGACCGGGTCTACACCGGGTCGATGGGAGACTGA
- the ddaH gene encoding dimethylargininase, which translates to MTTHNTAEAVSPAQAPARTAQHRKYLMCRPEHFTVSYTINPWMQPANPTDTAVAVAQWQTLYDMYLKLGHEVELIDPIAGLPDMVYTANGGFLIDGIAYGAKFRFRERGPEGPAFMDWFRDRGYDVREPVEVNEGEGDFLLVGDAILAGTGFRSTGDSHREIGEVFGREVVSLTLVDPRFYHLDTAIAVLDPVQGVEHGGPEHANIAYLPSAFDEASQAILAERYPEAIRVSDEDGSVFGLNSASDGYNVIISPRAKGFEVQLRERGYNPILIDLSELLLGGGGIKCCTLELRGPAR; encoded by the coding sequence ATGACGACGCACAACACCGCCGAAGCCGTGTCCCCCGCCCAGGCGCCGGCCCGCACCGCCCAGCACCGGAAGTACCTGATGTGCCGACCGGAGCACTTCACGGTCAGCTACACGATCAACCCGTGGATGCAGCCCGCCAACCCGACCGACACCGCCGTGGCCGTCGCGCAGTGGCAGACGCTGTACGACATGTACCTGAAGCTCGGCCACGAGGTCGAGCTCATCGACCCGATCGCCGGCCTGCCCGACATGGTCTACACGGCCAACGGCGGGTTCCTCATCGACGGCATCGCGTACGGCGCGAAGTTCCGCTTCCGCGAGCGCGGCCCCGAAGGCCCGGCGTTCATGGACTGGTTCCGCGACCGCGGCTACGACGTGCGCGAGCCCGTCGAGGTCAACGAGGGCGAAGGCGACTTCCTCCTCGTCGGCGACGCGATCCTGGCCGGCACCGGCTTCCGCTCCACGGGCGACAGCCACCGCGAGATCGGCGAGGTGTTCGGTCGCGAGGTCGTCTCGCTGACCCTCGTGGACCCGCGCTTCTACCACCTCGACACCGCGATCGCGGTGCTCGACCCGGTGCAGGGCGTGGAGCACGGCGGCCCCGAGCACGCGAACATCGCCTACCTCCCGTCGGCGTTCGACGAGGCGAGCCAGGCGATCCTCGCCGAGCGCTACCCCGAGGCGATCCGCGTGTCGGATGAGGACGGGTCGGTGTTCGGGCTGAACTCCGCGAGCGACGGCTACAACGTCATCATCTCCCCGCGTGCCAAGGGCTTCGAGGTCCAGCTGCGCGAGCGCGGTTACAACCCGATCCTCATCGACCTGTCCGAGCTCCTGCTCGGCGGTGGCGGCATCAAGTGCTGCACGCTCGAACTGCGCGGGCCCGCCCGATGA
- the rocD gene encoding ornithine--oxo-acid transaminase: MSAATPAVDTGTIRIIGAEEQHVAHNYHPLPVVIASGEGVWVTDVEGKRYLDLLSAYSALNFGHGHPAILAVAREQLDRLTLTSRAYHNDQLGPFAAALAELCGKDLVLPMNTGAEAVETGIKVARAWGYRVKGIPADAATVVVAQGNFHGRTTTIVGFSDDPQARDDFGPYAPGFTQVPFGDAEAIEAAITPHTAAVLIEPIQGEAGVIMPPDGYLRAVREICTRNNVLFIADEIQSGLGRVGETFACDREGVVPDVYLLGKALGGGILPLSAVVADAEILGVIRPGEHGSTFGGNPLAAAVGLRVVELLATGDFQKRARTLGAHLETKLTELVGHGVTGIRVAGLWAGVDIDPSVGTGRQVAERLLGRGVLVKDTHGQTIRIAPPLVVRATELDWAVEQLRVVLAG; encoded by the coding sequence ATGAGCGCCGCGACCCCCGCCGTCGACACCGGCACGATCCGCATCATCGGCGCCGAAGAGCAGCACGTCGCGCACAACTACCACCCGCTGCCCGTGGTCATCGCCTCCGGCGAGGGCGTCTGGGTGACGGACGTGGAGGGCAAGCGGTACCTCGATCTGCTGTCGGCGTACTCGGCGCTCAACTTCGGGCACGGGCATCCCGCGATCCTCGCCGTCGCGCGCGAGCAGCTGGACCGCCTCACCCTCACGAGCCGCGCGTACCACAACGACCAGCTCGGGCCCTTCGCCGCGGCGCTCGCCGAGCTCTGCGGCAAAGACCTCGTCCTCCCGATGAACACGGGGGCCGAGGCCGTCGAGACCGGCATCAAGGTCGCCCGCGCGTGGGGCTACCGCGTCAAGGGGATCCCGGCGGATGCCGCGACCGTCGTCGTGGCGCAGGGCAACTTCCACGGCCGCACCACGACCATCGTCGGCTTCAGCGACGACCCGCAGGCGCGTGACGACTTCGGGCCGTACGCCCCGGGCTTCACGCAGGTGCCGTTCGGAGATGCCGAGGCCATCGAAGCCGCGATCACCCCGCACACCGCGGCCGTGCTGATCGAGCCCATCCAGGGCGAGGCCGGCGTCATCATGCCGCCGGACGGCTACCTCCGCGCCGTGCGCGAGATCTGCACGCGCAACAACGTCCTGTTCATCGCGGACGAGATCCAGTCGGGCCTCGGCCGTGTCGGAGAGACGTTCGCGTGCGACCGCGAAGGCGTCGTGCCGGATGTGTACCTGCTCGGCAAGGCGTTGGGTGGCGGCATCCTTCCGCTGTCCGCCGTCGTGGCCGACGCGGAGATCCTCGGTGTGATCCGCCCCGGCGAGCACGGCTCGACGTTCGGCGGCAACCCTCTGGCCGCGGCGGTCGGGCTGCGCGTCGTCGAACTGCTGGCGACCGGCGACTTCCAGAAGCGCGCCCGCACCCTCGGCGCGCACCTCGAGACAAAGCTCACCGAGCTCGTCGGACACGGGGTCACCGGCATCCGCGTCGCAGGACTGTGGGCGGGCGTCGACATCGACCCGTCCGTCGGCACGGGCCGTCAGGTCGCCGAGCGGCTGCTCGGCCGAGGCGTTCTCGTCAAGGACACGCACGGTCAGACCATCCGCATCGCGCCGCCGCTGGTGGTGCGGGCGACCGAGTTGGACTGGGCCGTCGAGCAGCTGCGAGTGGTGCTCGCGGGCTGA